In the bacterium genome, one interval contains:
- a CDS encoding multiheme c-type cytochrome has product MKRATIILASALLLTTLMTGGGFAVDMEKFPFFPSLFNTKTGGPVSSTEFEDPGQCKICHGEIYKQWQGSMHSNSWLDPVFQALWKVGDDETDGAIRNLCAGCHSPIGTVAEEVVFDPDKGRFVAGPLAEKGVQCDFCHTVSESTWRDTPAAQPMNGSLIMDPGDVKRGPYRESDSPGHDTAYSELHTSAEFCGSCHHVFHPVTNFPIERTYDEWKQSVYAREGIVCQDCHMMPLEKAIEAARTMKKPVNPGKASPLGPDRDTVYTHEFVGGNFAVLALLGADKHAGIARERLKSAAELKIHLPEKAITGQLVRFKVEVVNVGAGHNLPTSLTEVRQMWLDVTVTDPGGNVLMRSGAVDDHGAIDPEANIFHTVAVDKEGNVTHKPWAISYFSEVRVIPPKGSDTSTYTFLMPGNLKKGELSITAVLRYRSFSQHLADLLLGEGKVQVPVVDMKTEQAALKISKK; this is encoded by the coding sequence ATGAAAAGAGCGACGATCATCCTGGCATCGGCACTGCTGCTGACGACACTCATGACAGGTGGAGGGTTTGCCGTGGACATGGAGAAGTTTCCCTTCTTCCCATCCCTCTTCAATACGAAAACGGGTGGCCCGGTGTCCAGCACCGAGTTCGAGGACCCGGGACAATGCAAGATATGCCACGGGGAGATCTACAAGCAGTGGCAAGGCTCCATGCACTCCAATTCCTGGCTCGACCCGGTGTTTCAGGCACTCTGGAAGGTCGGGGACGATGAGACCGACGGAGCCATCCGCAACCTGTGTGCCGGGTGTCATTCGCCCATCGGTACGGTGGCCGAGGAGGTGGTCTTCGACCCGGACAAGGGGCGCTTCGTCGCTGGCCCGCTGGCGGAAAAGGGCGTTCAGTGTGATTTCTGCCACACGGTATCCGAATCCACCTGGAGGGACACCCCTGCGGCACAGCCCATGAACGGATCCCTCATCATGGATCCGGGTGACGTCAAGAGGGGCCCTTACCGGGAATCCGATTCCCCCGGTCACGACACGGCTTACTCGGAGCTTCATACCTCGGCCGAATTCTGCGGCTCCTGCCACCACGTTTTCCATCCGGTGACCAACTTTCCCATCGAGCGGACCTACGATGAATGGAAACAGTCTGTCTACGCCCGGGAGGGGATCGTCTGCCAGGACTGCCACATGATGCCGCTGGAAAAGGCCATCGAGGCTGCCAGGACCATGAAAAAACCGGTGAATCCGGGCAAGGCTTCCCCTCTGGGACCGGACAGGGACACGGTCTATACCCACGAATTTGTTGGCGGCAACTTTGCTGTTCTGGCTCTGCTGGGAGCGGATAAACACGCCGGGATAGCCAGGGAGAGGCTCAAAAGCGCGGCCGAACTGAAGATCCATCTTCCTGAAAAGGCAATCACGGGGCAGTTGGTCAGGTTCAAGGTGGAGGTTGTCAACGTGGGAGCCGGGCATAACCTTCCCACGAGCCTTACAGAGGTCCGCCAGATGTGGCTGGATGTCACGGTCACAGACCCGGGGGGCAACGTCCTCATGCGCTCGGGGGCCGTCGACGACCATGGCGCCATTGATCCCGAGGCCAATATTTTTCACACCGTGGCCGTTGACAAGGAAGGCAACGTGACCCACAAGCCGTGGGCGATCTCCTACTTTTCAGAGGTCCGGGTGATCCCCCCCAAGGGGTCAGACACCAGCACATATACCTTCCTGATGCCTGGCAACCTGAAGAAGGGGGAGCTTTCCATCACTGCCGTGCTGCGTTACCGTTCCTTCTCACAGCACCTGGCCGACCTGCTCCTCGGTGAAGGCAAGGTCCAGGTTCCTGTGGTGGACATGAAAACGGAGCAAGCGGCGCTGAAAATTTCGAAGAAATGA
- a CDS encoding radical SAM protein → MTETDLRHLPFMLMSDGDGQVFEHPHLRMAGSSGRKHRPPAAGELIPLPYGSDLHTLPGRRPVGIDPDTGIIETVRSFQGEPIFAVSAFLAPAHTVLLWSAFEKEKVAPVLPLYAYAAAGWKDEGFVAAGIRIDPDIRQDLDNFPTDGEEDEAARQRVRSNPDNRLIAHLARCCTVYRCPAARNLFLGRYEAPLPTSRGCNARCIGCISLQEGSSVPCTQDRIDFIPTPEEVAQVAVRHIETASEAVVSFGQGCEGEPLTNWKLLERSIAFIREKTDKGTINLNTNASDPKALEALFAAGLDSIRVSMNSARPELYEAYFRPVGYRFEDVVKSMEVAREYDRFVSVNYFVFPGVTDQRAEIEAMTSLMGRGKVSMIQWRNLNIDPDLYMECLEGSGTFSGGTAGGVRQAMGELQKRFPDLRYGYFNPSLRK, encoded by the coding sequence ATGACCGAGACCGACCTTAGGCATCTTCCTTTCATGCTCATGTCCGACGGGGACGGACAGGTCTTCGAGCATCCTCATCTCAGGATGGCGGGATCGAGCGGCCGGAAGCACCGGCCCCCGGCTGCCGGGGAGCTCATTCCCCTGCCTTACGGCTCTGACCTCCACACCCTGCCCGGCCGCCGCCCGGTGGGGATCGATCCCGACACCGGCATCATCGAAACCGTCAGGTCATTTCAGGGTGAGCCTATTTTTGCCGTATCGGCATTCCTTGCTCCGGCTCACACGGTCCTGCTGTGGTCTGCCTTCGAAAAGGAAAAGGTGGCACCGGTTCTGCCCTTGTACGCCTACGCCGCAGCAGGTTGGAAAGATGAAGGTTTTGTAGCAGCCGGGATCCGTATCGATCCCGACATTAGGCAGGATCTTGACAACTTCCCGACCGATGGTGAGGAAGACGAGGCCGCACGCCAGAGGGTCCGATCCAACCCTGACAACCGACTCATTGCCCACCTGGCCCGCTGCTGCACAGTTTACCGCTGTCCGGCCGCTCGCAACCTGTTCCTGGGCCGGTACGAGGCCCCTCTGCCAACCTCCAGGGGATGCAACGCCCGATGTATCGGCTGCATCTCCCTCCAGGAGGGTTCCTCTGTCCCGTGCACCCAGGACCGCATCGATTTCATTCCTACCCCGGAAGAGGTAGCCCAGGTCGCCGTCAGGCATATCGAAACGGCCAGTGAAGCAGTCGTTAGTTTCGGACAGGGGTGTGAGGGAGAGCCCCTGACCAACTGGAAACTCCTGGAGCGATCCATCGCCTTTATCCGGGAAAAAACGGACAAGGGGACGATCAACCTGAACACCAACGCCAGCGATCCGAAGGCCCTCGAGGCCCTTTTTGCCGCCGGGCTGGACAGTATCCGGGTGAGCATGAACTCAGCCCGGCCGGAGCTTTACGAGGCGTACTTCAGGCCGGTGGGGTACCGGTTTGAGGATGTTGTCAAGAGCATGGAGGTTGCCAGGGAGTATGACCGGTTTGTCTCTGTGAACTATTTCGTATTCCCCGGTGTCACGGACCAGCGAGCCGAGATCGAGGCCATGACCAGCCTCATGGGGCGGGGGAAGGTCTCCATGATCCAGTGGAGGAACCTCAATATCGACCCGGACCTGTACATGGAGTGCCTGGAAGGGTCGGGAACGTTCAGCGGCGGAACGGCCGGCGGTGTGCGGCAGGCCATGGGGGAGCTTCAGAAGCGGTTCCCGGATCTGAGGTATGGATATTTCAATCCATCCCTCAGGAAATAA